CGGTTAAACGCAATATCCCAAGTTAACTTATCTTTTTCAGAAAAGGGGATTTGTTTATTTCCTTCAAAATAGAAATAAATATAGAAATCTAAATTACTAGCATTGATGCGAGTGATATAACTCCCGTCAGCTTGTAAACGGGAGAAAACGATTTTGTCTAACGCATTTGGATTTCCCGCATTGATTGCACTAACAATCAACTGATTCACTAAAATTTCTTGATCCGTCAGGGCTTTTTCCTGACGGGCACAAAAAAAGAATCCGATTGTAATGAGACAAATGTAAATCCTTCGCATACGGTAAGAATTTTAGAGACTTATTGTATAGTTAATCTGTGCGGATTGACCTCTACTTGGGAGGGCATAGATTAAAATATAGATTCCTGCCGTGTTATTAGGTCCCGTAATAGCAATCGTTCCCGTACCTTCTAGTTTGTAAGCATCGGTAAAGGATGCATCCGCAGTAAGAGATCCACCATAAGTGATTCCTGTTTTTACTACTTTAGTCGAATCCAATGGACAAGATCCTGAACCATAAACAATAATTTCTGCATTGCCGGTTAATGAAAAATTGACTGCTCCTGTGCTTGCGTATTTTAACACAGCCGTTGGGTGACCCACAACAGGAACACTGCTCGTTTTAGAAATGGTTCCTGTTCCAACACCTGACGTTGTTGTCCAAGTATTGAGTGATTTACCGTTAGCAGCGACAGAACAATCACCTGCCATGCTAAATAGCGAACCAAGAGCCACTAGAGTCACAACATCTTTGTCGTTATTCTCTTTTTTTTCACACTGGAGGGAGAGTCCAGCCACCAAACTTAAAAGGATCAGTAATTTTGTCTTATTTTGAAGGGATTTCATAGAACCTCGGTCATTTTTATCCAGGCTCAAAGACTGGTAATGAGAATCAAATTCATTTTATCGATTGGCTAAATTTTTTAAGTCTCTGACAAAATCATGACAGATTTCTGAGGAATCGAATAGATTTGGTCATTTTATTTCCTAATATCCAAAGTATATCTTGTTTGAGCTTACAAACGTATCATGGAAAAAATCAATTGTAAGGAAAAGGATTTTTCGTCTACTATGCCTAGGTCATGTCTCTCAAACAAATCACTATCTATATTGAAGAGTTTGATCATGATTTTTATAACAGAATACTGCGCGACATAACGAATATTGAATCTTGTAATGTTCACAGTTTTCGTTCAATCTTGGACATTAAACCGGGCTCCATTAAGGAATCTGCAGTTTTTCTTTTTTGGAATGATCCTAAAGTATTAGAAAAACAAAAATTTATTTTTGAACAGTTTCCTGAATCGCCTTATATTTTGCTTTCGATTGCACCTTTAACACCGATCGAGTTAGCAAGAGCTGCGCACCCTACCTATTTGCACCTCGCAGAAAAAACTTATTCGGTTGGTATCCTAGACTTAGTACTAAACTTTGCTGAGCGATTGATTGAAGATATGAATCGTTCCATTGCTTACGATGAAATTAGAGAAAAGGTAATTGTCCTTCAAAATGTTTTTGAAGAGTCATTAGATGTTTTGATGCAAATTGATCCTGGCACCAAACAGATCATAAACGCAAACAAACAAGCTGTTGTTGTATTAGAATACCCATTGGAAGAGATAGTGGGTAAAGAATTTTCCTTCTTTATGCCGCCGGTGGAAGTAGATGAAGATGAGGAGTTTCAGGGAAATCTAATCGAAAGTACTGCTTTAAAAACAAAGTCAGGCCATTTGATTCCAACAGAGTCTTCCTTTCGATTGTTTCCCGTAAATGGCAATTTGGGCTACCTTTCGTGATATTACCGAAAGGAAAAGATCTCAAGAACAGGTTAGAAATCAAAAAGCATTTTATGAGTTTATTTTAGATAACCTCGACTCTGATATTGCAGTATTAAATTCAAATTTCCAATATGAATATACCAATCCCGTCTTTTTATCCAATAAGGACATTCGGAAGTGGTTGTTTAAAAAAACAGATCTGGACTTAGCTGAGAAATTAGAACTTCCTGCAGAATTTCATGAAAAACGTAAAAAATATTTAGAAATTGCTGCCAAAGAAAATCAAATCGTGGAGTTTGAAGAACTCATTCAAGACAGTAATGATAAAGTAACGTATCTATTAAGAAAATACATCCCCATTGATGATGCAGAAACCGATCAAAAAAGATTTATTAGTTTCGGGGTTGATATTACGGAAAGAAAATTATCAGAAGAAAGAATAACTTACTTAGCTTATTATGATGCCCTGACGGGTCTTTCTAATCGAACATTATTTATTGATCATGCAAACCAAGCCTTAAAAAATCATAAATCAACTGAGACCTTACTTGCGTTCTATTTCTTTGATATCGATAATTTTAAGTTTATCAACGATAGTTTGGGTCATACGAAAGGAGATATTCTTTTGCAAATGGTTGGTGCAAGGCTCAAACGTGTCATGACAGAAGTAGATACAGTGGCGCGATTTGGTGGAGATGAGTTTGCGATTTTAAAAGTGGACGTTGCAAACAAAAGTGCGGCCGCTGAATTTGCCCAAAAAATTCTAGATATCTTAAGCCAACCATTTCATATCATGGGACGTGATTTGTTTACTACCATCAGTATGGGAATTGCCCTTTCCCCAAATGACGGTGTTTCTTCCTCTGAACTTTTAAAGAATGCTGATATGGCGATGTACAAAGCAAAGGAACTAGGTAGGAATAATTATAAATTCTATACTAATGAACTCATCCTTCGCTCTGAAAAACGATTGTACATTGAAAACTCTTTGCGAAAAGCCATTCAGAACGAAGAGTTAGTACTTTTTTTCCAACCAAAAATTTCTACTCTCACCAATCAAGTTTGTGGAGCCGAAGCACTCATCCGTTGGAAACATCCGGAAAGAGGTTGGGTTCCACCTGTAGAATTTATTCCAGTCGCAGAGGACTCAGGTATCATCGAACGGATTGGAG
Above is a window of Leptospira wolbachii serovar Codice str. CDC DNA encoding:
- a CDS encoding sensor domain-containing protein, which encodes MAIWATFRDITERKRSQEQVRNQKAFYEFILDNLDSDIAVLNSNFQYEYTNPVFLSNKDIRKWLFKKTDLDLAEKLELPAEFHEKRKKYLEIAAKENQIVEFEELIQDSNDKVTYLLRKYIPIDDAETDQKRFISFGVDITERKLSEERITYLAYYDALTGLSNRTLFIDHANQALKNHKSTETLLAFYFFDIDNFKFINDSLGHTKGDILLQMVGARLKRVMTEVDTVARFGGDEFAILKVDVANKSAAAEFAQKILDILSQPFHIMGRDLFTTISMGIALSPNDGVSSSELLKNADMAMYKAKELGRNNYKFYTNELILRSEKRLYIENSLRKAIQNEELVLFFQPKISTLTNQVCGAEALIRWKHPERGWVPPVEFIPVAEDSGIIERIGDWVLEEACRLKKEWKKQNLPTFPVSINVSGKQLARANWSHRVQSTILQYNIDPEEIELELTESSIMENPEKSIEAFEYLSGLGIKVSIDDFGTGYSSLSYLKKINADVLKIDRSFVIDLELNEDDRAICKAIINMAHSLGMEVIAEGVENSAQRDLLHDLGCYMIQGYLYSKPLPSEDFVVFVKKFNESAKTK